A window of Longispora fulva contains these coding sequences:
- the nth gene encoding endonuclease III, which produces METPLALKRRARKISRELAALHPDAVCELDFTNVLELTVAVILSAQCTDVRVNLTTPALFAKYRTAEDYASANRAELEEIIRPTGFFRNKATSLIGLGQGLVDRFGGEVPGTMAELVSLPGVGRKTANVVLGDGFGVPGLTIDTHFQRLATRFGWTTSTDPVKIEHEVAALIDRRDWTMLSHRIIFHGRRVCIARKPACGACSLAPLCPSYGVGPTEPEAAVRLLKGDRVAQIAERAGIEL; this is translated from the coding sequence GTGGAGACCCCGCTCGCGCTCAAACGACGCGCCAGGAAGATCAGCCGGGAGCTGGCCGCGCTGCATCCCGACGCGGTGTGCGAGCTCGACTTCACCAACGTCCTGGAACTGACCGTCGCGGTGATCCTGTCCGCCCAGTGCACCGACGTGCGGGTCAACCTGACCACCCCGGCGCTGTTCGCGAAGTACCGGACGGCCGAGGACTACGCCAGCGCGAACCGCGCCGAGCTGGAGGAGATCATCCGGCCCACCGGCTTCTTCCGGAACAAGGCCACCTCGCTGATCGGGCTCGGCCAGGGGCTCGTCGACCGGTTCGGCGGCGAGGTGCCCGGGACGATGGCCGAGCTGGTCTCGCTGCCCGGGGTCGGGCGCAAGACCGCGAACGTCGTGCTCGGCGACGGATTCGGGGTGCCGGGGCTGACCATCGACACCCACTTCCAGCGGCTCGCCACCCGGTTCGGATGGACCACGTCCACCGACCCGGTGAAGATCGAACACGAGGTCGCCGCGCTGATCGACCGTCGGGACTGGACGATGCTGTCGCACCGGATCATCTTCCACGGGCGTCGGGTGTGCATCGCGCGGAAGCCGGCGTGCGGGGCGTGCTCGCTGGCGCCGCTGTGCCCGTCGTACGGGGTGGGACCGACGGAACCGGAGGCGGCCGTGCGGCTGCTGAAGGGGGACCGGGTCGCGCAGATCGCCGAGCGGGCGGGCATCGAGCTGTGA
- a CDS encoding NUDIX hydrolase, whose product MTDLPDWLPPIVERINESTTADFTRFAPPESGGRRSAVLILLGTSPTTGDFAPAADVLLLERAATLRNHAGQPAFPGGAADEGEDDPAVTALREAEEEVGLDPASVQVLTTLPDLWIPVSDYIVTPVLAWWHSPHPVGPVDAGEVARVVRVPIADLVDPANRIRVRHSSGYVSPAFEVADMQVWGFTAGVLSVLLDIAQWSVPWDQDRIAELR is encoded by the coding sequence GTGACCGACCTGCCCGACTGGCTGCCGCCGATCGTGGAGCGGATCAACGAGTCCACCACGGCGGACTTCACCCGGTTCGCGCCGCCGGAGTCCGGGGGGCGGCGCAGTGCGGTGCTGATCCTGCTCGGCACGAGCCCGACGACCGGGGACTTCGCCCCTGCCGCCGACGTGCTGCTCCTCGAGCGCGCCGCGACCCTGCGCAACCACGCCGGCCAGCCGGCCTTCCCCGGCGGCGCCGCCGACGAGGGCGAGGACGACCCTGCGGTCACGGCGCTCCGCGAGGCCGAGGAGGAGGTCGGCCTGGACCCGGCGAGCGTCCAGGTCCTCACCACCCTGCCCGACCTGTGGATTCCGGTCAGCGACTACATCGTCACCCCGGTGCTCGCCTGGTGGCACTCGCCGCACCCGGTGGGCCCGGTCGACGCCGGCGAGGTGGCCCGGGTGGTCCGGGTGCCGATCGCCGACCTGGTCGACCCGGCCAACCGGATCCGGGTCCGGCACTCCAGCGGGTACGTCTCGCCGGCCTTCGAGGTCGCGGACATGCAGGTATGGGGTTTCACGGCCGGAGTGTTGTCAGTGCTCCTGGATATCGCGCAATGGTCCGTTCCGTGGGATCAGGATCGGATTGCCGAGCTGAGATAG